The Clostridiaceae bacterium HFYG-1003 genome includes a window with the following:
- a CDS encoding amidohydrolase, with the protein MLFQNVTLYDGTEIRTGQAVRIEGGIITWMGAQPAPAIAGEEVKDASGTVMLPGFVNTHSHIPMTLMRGYGEGLPLQRWLFEKMFPFEDQLTAEDITWGTRLGLLEMIASGTVSYSDMYYFIDEIAQATVEAGMKANIGRGITSRPDAKSFSQHIGRIETEALDARVRAMGWDSLIRVDHTIHAEYTTDEALVREVADYTRSTGRIIQVHVSETLSEHQACVDQHGMTPTEYFSRCGLFDGPAVAAHCVHVTDSDILLLRQHDVTVAHCISSNLKLGSGLMPLRRMLDQGVRVTLGTDGAASNNNLNFMEEIHLAAMVHKGVERDSLFLSPAQILAMATRNGALAQGRTETGELRVGAAADLILISTCSPQMTPCYDPLANVVYSAGQGDVALTMVNGRILYEKGEFKTLDEEKIRYMANRSQQRIVGILEGDLS; encoded by the coding sequence ATGCTGTTTCAAAATGTGACATTATATGACGGAACCGAGATCCGGACGGGTCAGGCGGTTCGAATCGAGGGCGGGATCATCACCTGGATGGGGGCGCAGCCCGCACCTGCCATAGCCGGTGAAGAAGTTAAGGACGCAAGCGGCACGGTGATGCTGCCAGGCTTTGTCAACACGCACAGCCATATCCCCATGACCCTGATGCGGGGCTACGGCGAGGGCCTGCCCCTGCAACGATGGCTGTTCGAGAAAATGTTTCCCTTTGAGGATCAGCTGACGGCTGAGGATATTACCTGGGGAACCCGCCTGGGACTGCTGGAGATGATTGCCTCGGGAACGGTCAGTTACTCGGATATGTATTACTTCATCGATGAAATTGCCCAGGCTACGGTGGAAGCCGGAATGAAGGCCAACATCGGCCGCGGCATTACTTCCCGGCCGGATGCCAAAAGTTTTTCCCAACACATCGGCCGGATTGAGACGGAAGCACTGGATGCCCGGGTCCGGGCCATGGGATGGGATTCTCTCATCCGGGTGGATCATACGATTCACGCCGAATACACCACGGATGAAGCCTTGGTCCGGGAGGTGGCGGATTATACCAGAAGCACGGGTCGGATCATTCAGGTTCACGTGTCGGAGACGCTGTCAGAGCATCAGGCCTGCGTGGATCAGCACGGCATGACGCCGACCGAGTATTTCAGCCGCTGCGGTCTCTTTGACGGGCCGGCGGTCGCCGCTCACTGCGTCCATGTCACAGATTCGGATATTCTTCTGCTCCGGCAGCATGATGTCACAGTAGCGCACTGTATTTCCAGCAATCTGAAGCTGGGGTCAGGTCTGATGCCGCTGCGCCGGATGCTGGATCAGGGGGTGCGGGTGACGCTGGGGACGGACGGAGCTGCTTCCAATAATAATTTGAATTTTATGGAAGAAATCCATCTGGCAGCCATGGTTCACAAAGGGGTGGAACGGGATTCCCTGTTCCTGAGCCCGGCACAGATTCTGGCCATGGCAACGCGCAACGGCGCGCTGGCGCAGGGACGCACGGAAACGGGCGAACTGCGGGTCGGCGCGGCGGCTGATCTGATCCTGATTTCCACCTGCTCTCCCCAGATGACTCCCTGCTATGATCCGCTGGCCAACGTGGTTTACTCTGCCGGTCAGGGCGATGTGGCTCTGACCATGGTCAACGGTCGGATCCTGTATGAGAAGGGAGAGTTCAAGACCTTGGACGAAGAGAAGATCCGCTATATGGCCAACCGTTCCCAGCAGCGGATTGTCGGCATCCTGGAAGGCGACCTCTCATGA